GAAGAAAGAGGATTTCAAGATAGAGTTGGACAACGACATGCTCACCATCTCAGCCGAAGTGAAGAATGAGAACTCGGAGCAGGACGATCAAGGGAATTATACCCGCAGAGAATTCAGCTACGCTAGCTTCTCACGAAGCTTCACCATGCCGGAAGACAGAGTGAAGGAAGAAGAGATCGAAGCCAACTACACAGATGGTGTGCTACACATCACGCTGCCCAAGATGGAAGAAGAAGAGATCAACGAGCAGAAACGATTGATCGAGGTGAAGTGATCTTCTGATTATTTCATCAGAACCTTCAAAAAGCCCCGACACGGGGCTTTTTTTATTCAATTACCCGAAAAGAGGTATTTGATGACGCCAAGCAGCACCCCTACTTTGAGGTCCATTACTACAACAGATGAAACTGACACCTGAGATACTGGAAGAAGCGCGGGAATTGATCGCCCGTTCGGCCCACGGAGTGCTTGCTACGCTTTCGCTTCAATTGGAAGGGGCACCATTCGCTTCGGTGGCTTCATTCTGTCTGGACAAACAAGGGCAGCCACTGATCTACATGTCCACCATCGCGCAGCATACGCTCAATGTCACGGCCGATCCGCGCTGTTCCTTGATCGCGCTCGAGGGCCCGGGCAAAGATGTGCAGGCCGAGGGTCGTGTGACCATCATCGGGCAATTGGTCAAAGTGGAAGATGAGGCTTTGCTCGAGCGGTACCATCGCTATTTCCCTGCTTCACGTCAGTACAAGGAATTCCATGATTTCGATCTCTATAGATTGGAGCCTAGCAAAGTCCGCTACATCGGTGGCTTCGGACGTATCTTCTGGATAGAACCGCAGCAGATCTTCCAGGCGGACCCGATCACACTGGAAACGGAGTCTTTCATTGTAGAGCATATGAACGACCATCATCAGCACAACCTGGTAGACTATATCAGGCATTATGCGGGTCAGGCAGCTGGTGAGAAAGTAGAAATGGCCGGAGTAGATACCCGTGCCATGGACATTCTCAATGAAGAGCATCGTGTGCGTGTGGCTCTCAGCCGACCTATACATGATGGTACGGAGGCACGCGAGGTGATGGTGGAGATGGCCAAAGAGGCTCAGGCCACTGTCCCGTCCAAGGATTGAATCCTTAGTTCATCTTCTCCAGCGTCTCCAATAAGAATCCCCAATATTTCTGTACAGAAGAGATCTGTACTTTCTCATCGGGAGAGTGCGCTCCGCGGATATTCGGTCCGAAGCTGATCATCTCCATATCCGGATAATTCTGTCCCAAGATGCCGCATTCCAGACCGGCATGACAGGCCAGCACATGAGGCTCCTCATCAAAACGCTCTTTGTAGATCCGACTCATCAACTTGGTGATCTCAGCACCTGGCTTGGGTGTCCAGCCGGGATAGGAGCCGTCCATCTCGACCTGGGCTCCGATGAGTTCGAAGACCGAGGCAATGGCATTCGCCTCATCCATTTTTTCCGTGTCGACTGATGAACGGGTCAGACATAGGACCTCGTAGGCACCGTCTTTAGCTTCGACCCGGGCCAGATTATTAGAGGTCTGCACCAGGCCCTCTACATCGGGACTCATGCGGTAGATGCCGTTGGGGCAGGCTTGTATGGCGCGTAGTAACTGACACTGGAAGCCCAATTCCATCACCTGATCGGGCGCATCGCATTCTTCCAAACTGAGTTCCAGATCGGGATCGGTGCTGGAGTATTCGTCCACTAGGATACCGCCCACCTGGGCAAAGAATTCATCGAGTGCTTCTCCATGCTGCTCGGGGATGGCGATATGTGCAAAGCTCTCTCGTGGGATGGCATTGCGAAGTCCTCCGCCATCTATATTGGAAACCCGTATCCCTATTTGCTCTCCCTCGAGCAGGATACGGTTCATCAGTTTATTGGCATTGCCCAGTCCTTTATCGATGTCCATACCCGAGTGACCTCCGTTGAGTCCGGCCACCTTGATCTTGCGTCCTACATGGCCT
The DNA window shown above is from Flavobacteriales bacterium and carries:
- a CDS encoding DUF2470 domain-containing protein, which translates into the protein MKLTPEILEEARELIARSAHGVLATLSLQLEGAPFASVASFCLDKQGQPLIYMSTIAQHTLNVTADPRCSLIALEGPGKDVQAEGRVTIIGQLVKVEDEALLERYHRYFPASRQYKEFHDFDLYRLEPSKVRYIGGFGRIFWIEPQQIFQADPITLETESFIVEHMNDHHQHNLVDYIRHYAGQAAGEKVEMAGVDTRAMDILNEEHRVRVALSRPIHDGTEAREVMVEMAKEAQATVPSKD
- a CDS encoding Hsp20/alpha crystallin family protein, which gives rise to MTYTVSRRRPAFPSLFDDFFNNDLFNMGSGELMRRAASPAVNIKETEKDFQLEVSAPGMKKEDFKIELDNDMLTISAEVKNENSEQDDQGNYTRREFSYASFSRSFTMPEDRVKEEEIEANYTDGVLHITLPKMEEEEINEQKRLIEVK
- the pepD gene encoding beta-Ala-His dipeptidase translates to LVDGDWVKADGTTLGADNGIGVASIMALLSSDSIPHPPLEALFTIDEETGMTGAMELEGGHFEGKVLLNLDTEDDDELTIGCAGGIDVTARGNYEQEDCPEGHVGRKIKVAGLNGGHSGMDIDKGLGNANKLMNRILLEGEQIGIRVSNIDGGGLRNAIPRESFAHIAIPEQHGEALDEFFAQVGGILVDEYSSTDPDLELSLEECDAPDQVMELGFQCQLLRAIQACPNGIYRMSPDVEGLVQTSNNLARVEAKDGAYEVLCLTRSSVDTEKMDEANAIASVFELIGAQVEMDGSYPGWTPKPGAEITKLMSRIYKERFDEEPHVLACHAGLECGILGQNYPDMEMISFGPNIRGAHSPDEKVQISSVQKYWGFLLETLEKMN